In the genome of Rhodothermales bacterium, one region contains:
- a CDS encoding DNA cytosine methyltransferase, with product MQQPFRLIDLFAGAGGLTLGFADMVDEHGNRIFDPVWANDFNDDAAATYNANFGPHCTSGDILSLLDDGLQLPDADVVIGGPPCQGFSLLNKKRAADPRKQLWRPYMEIVDRVGAKVFVMENVRQLLSSAEFHDIKRAAEDLGFNVSAAVLCAADYGVPQERYRTFIVGSRTANAADAFPPKRTHYNNLRLDSSAILFDEYVENPYPWRDVHSAIADLPAPEGTEIRNMSGPLDLHFGRNPTDKSMLRYKAVPPGGNRFDLQKNAPEITPQCWIRKKSGGTDLFGRLWWNRPSVTIRTEFFKPEKGRYLHPDQHRPITHREAARLQSFPDDFVFVGSKIEIARQIGNAVPPGLARAIARSVHALLTGDEKLMWEVAVHDVATSLA from the coding sequence ATGCAACAGCCATTTCGACTGATAGACCTGTTTGCTGGAGCGGGGGGCCTCACTCTCGGCTTCGCCGATATGGTGGATGAGCATGGAAACCGCATTTTTGACCCCGTGTGGGCGAATGATTTCAACGATGATGCTGCGGCAACGTATAACGCCAATTTTGGACCTCATTGCACATCGGGCGACATCCTTTCACTTCTTGACGACGGTCTCCAATTACCAGACGCGGATGTTGTAATCGGTGGCCCACCTTGCCAGGGCTTCAGCCTGTTGAACAAGAAGCGAGCGGCCGATCCGCGAAAGCAGCTTTGGCGGCCGTATATGGAAATTGTGGACCGTGTAGGGGCCAAGGTTTTTGTCATGGAGAACGTACGGCAGCTCCTGAGCTCTGCAGAATTCCACGACATCAAGCGGGCTGCTGAAGATCTCGGTTTCAATGTCAGTGCCGCTGTCTTGTGCGCTGCTGACTACGGTGTACCTCAGGAGCGGTACCGCACCTTTATCGTCGGATCCCGAACGGCGAACGCGGCTGACGCATTCCCACCTAAAAGAACGCACTACAACAATCTCCGTCTGGATTCTTCAGCGATCTTGTTCGACGAGTACGTGGAAAATCCTTATCCCTGGAGGGATGTCCATTCTGCTATCGCGGACCTGCCGGCTCCAGAAGGAACGGAGATCCGAAACATGTCAGGTCCACTGGATCTGCACTTTGGCAGGAACCCGACAGACAAGAGCATGCTTCGTTATAAAGCAGTTCCCCCGGGTGGAAATCGTTTCGACCTTCAAAAAAACGCCCCTGAGATCACTCCCCAATGTTGGATCCGGAAGAAGTCTGGAGGAACGGACTTGTTCGGACGATTGTGGTGGAACCGGCCCTCCGTTACTATCCGAACCGAATTTTTCAAACCTGAGAAAGGACGCTATTTGCATCCTGATCAACACCGTCCGATAACCCACCGGGAGGCTGCACGACTACAATCGTTCCCGGATGATTTTGTATTCGTGGGTAGCAAGATTGAAATTGCTCGACAGATCGGAAATGCCGTTCCTCCAGGGCTCGCTCGTGCGATTGCCCGCTCTGTCCATGCACTGTTGACTGGTGATGAAAAGTTGATGTGGGAGGTTGCCGTGCATGATGTCGCAACCTCTTTGGCCTGA
- a CDS encoding HNH endonuclease signature motif containing protein, whose protein sequence is MALLTDFEQLLERENIREQVCALIPAVHLMRDLGASLPRVDSFGGARDRILNYLQRFPATAIAGDEIGVVSGISEYARRVRELRVEMGWPIFSGTTAKEMIQQEHYAGNGQHELDKGLLETIEAMVVDDYILLGDQDRDAAHRWNLANSVRKQKTSVRDRLLSYLRQNVGIPVTGEELRYVAKGATEWARRTRELRTELGWPVSTRNSGRPDLPVGIYVLEADRQLPEHDRVISDPIRVTVLERDKFSCQRCGWNPGNMMPGDPRTLLELHHIEHHVDGGENVADNLITLCNVHHDELHRLGINGNAALSEWLASD, encoded by the coding sequence GTGGCACTCCTTACCGACTTTGAGCAGCTTCTTGAACGCGAGAACATTCGCGAGCAAGTTTGTGCACTGATTCCCGCAGTCCATCTCATGCGCGACTTGGGTGCTTCACTCCCTCGAGTCGATTCGTTCGGTGGAGCCCGAGATAGAATCCTCAATTATCTCCAACGATTCCCTGCGACAGCCATTGCTGGAGACGAGATCGGTGTAGTGTCTGGCATATCGGAATACGCCAGACGTGTCCGGGAACTGCGCGTTGAGATGGGGTGGCCGATTTTTTCGGGCACGACGGCCAAAGAAATGATTCAGCAGGAACACTACGCTGGAAACGGGCAACATGAGCTGGACAAGGGACTGCTGGAGACCATCGAGGCGATGGTCGTTGATGACTATATCTTGTTGGGAGACCAGGACCGTGACGCCGCTCACAGATGGAATTTGGCCAATTCAGTTCGAAAGCAAAAAACGTCCGTTCGCGACCGCCTGCTCTCTTACCTGCGGCAAAATGTCGGAATACCAGTTACTGGAGAAGAGTTGAGGTATGTGGCCAAAGGCGCTACGGAGTGGGCGCGGCGTACGCGGGAGCTGCGTACGGAGCTTGGCTGGCCAGTATCGACGCGCAACAGTGGTCGTCCTGATCTCCCGGTCGGAATTTATGTCCTTGAGGCCGACCGACAACTCCCTGAGCATGACCGGGTGATTTCAGACCCGATCCGTGTAACCGTTCTTGAGCGAGACAAGTTCAGCTGCCAGCGCTGTGGCTGGAACCCGGGAAATATGATGCCGGGCGATCCTCGAACGCTTCTGGAACTGCATCACATTGAGCACCACGTTGATGGTGGTGAAAACGTTGCGGACAACTTGATCACGCTATGCAACGTTCATCACGATGAACTCCACCGCCTGGGTATAAACGGCAACGCAGCGCTCAGCGAGTGGCTGGCATCTGACTGA
- a CDS encoding tRNA (guanine-N7)-methyltransferase, translating into MILKNGHLSLPTDPNTLFDRAAPLVLEVGFGDGRFLAHLGAAHPEWNLLGAEVSLGSVWRAFRRMRRERIYHVRLYKGSAQFIVRDALPAASIHRIYVNFPDPWPRKKHLGNRLLQTEFFRLVSTRLEDGGDLQLTTDHPEYFGWAVENGRESGCFDIAEGEPPPATLQTKYALKWRAQDKPIYHVRFQLRERAEPHPNLLTAQPMQHAMLTGSLDRVTTFSKQVHPFDGGHVIVLEAFRGLAEDTMLFRVVTEEPDLRQELLVQAWQREENGVFVSLQPFGEPLATRGVREAVRAVADWLVSQGLELKEAWI; encoded by the coding sequence GTGATACTGAAGAACGGGCACCTGTCCCTGCCGACCGACCCCAACACGCTGTTTGACCGGGCCGCGCCGCTGGTCCTGGAAGTGGGTTTCGGTGACGGAAGATTCCTCGCGCACCTCGGTGCCGCCCACCCCGAGTGGAACCTGCTCGGCGCCGAAGTGTCGCTGGGCTCGGTCTGGCGTGCCTTCCGACGGATGCGCCGCGAACGGATTTACCACGTCCGGCTGTACAAAGGAAGCGCACAATTCATTGTGCGCGATGCCCTTCCGGCTGCGAGCATCCACCGCATATACGTCAACTTCCCGGACCCCTGGCCGCGCAAAAAGCACCTGGGCAACCGGCTCCTGCAAACCGAATTCTTCCGGCTCGTATCCACCCGTCTGGAGGACGGCGGGGACCTGCAGCTGACCACCGACCATCCCGAGTATTTCGGGTGGGCGGTCGAGAACGGCCGGGAAAGCGGCTGCTTCGACATCGCCGAGGGTGAGCCGCCTCCGGCCACCCTCCAGACCAAGTACGCCCTCAAGTGGCGCGCCCAGGACAAACCCATTTACCACGTCCGGTTCCAGTTGCGCGAGCGCGCCGAACCGCATCCGAATCTGCTTACCGCCCAACCCATGCAGCACGCCATGCTCACCGGTTCCCTGGACCGGGTTACCACGTTTTCCAAACAGGTCCATCCATTCGACGGTGGCCATGTCATTGTGCTGGAAGCCTTCCGCGGCCTCGCCGAGGACACCATGCTGTTCCGCGTCGTGACCGAAGAGCCCGATCTGCGCCAGGAACTGTTGGTCCAGGCCTGGCAGCGCGAGGAGAACGGCGTGTTTGTCAGCCTGCAACCCTTCGGCGAACCCCTCGCCACCCGCGGCGTCCGCGAAGCCGTCCGCGCCGTCGCCGACTGGCTGGTTTCGCAGGGCCTCGAGCTGAAGGAGGCGTGGATTTAA